One Trichormus variabilis 0441 genomic window, GGATATTGATCCAGAAGTGGAGAGAACACGCGATCGCCCCTTAGCATCTCGGACGCTTTCTATAAAAGTTGGTATTGCAGTTGGTATTATATCTTTATTTTGTGCAGCAATTCTCGCCTACTACCTTAACCCCTTGAGCTTTTGGTTATCTGTGGCTGCCGTGCCTGTAATTTTGCTTTATCCGGGTGCAAAGCGAGTGTTTCCTGTCCCGCAGTTGGTTTTGTCCATTGCTTGGGGTTTTGCGGTGTTAATTAGCTGGAGTGCGGTAACACAAAACATTTCTCAAGCAACGTGGTTACTGTGGGGGGCCACCTTACTCTGGACATTGGGATTTGATACAGTTTACGCCATGAGCGATCGCGAAGATGATCGACGCATTGGAGTTAATTCCAGTGCCTTATTTTTTGGTGATTATGCTCCTTTAGCTATTGGCATTTTCTTTTTAGGCACAATTATTTGCCTAACTTGGTTGGGTGTTGCCATCCACCTACATCTAGCATTCTGGATTACCTTAGGAATCGCTTCAGTTGGTTGGATTTGGCAGGTTTTACTTTTAAGACAGCCACAATTGCCTAATCCGGCTTACGGTGAGATGTTCCGGCAAAATGTCTGGATTGGTTTTATTGTACTGGCTGGGATGATATTCGGTTCTTTGTAAGGAAGGGTATAGGGGTGTAAGGGTGTAAGGCGTTTAAAATTGACATCCCCACTTAATACCTTGCACCGCTCTCTTATTGCGAAAATAACAAGGTAAAAGGCTAATTATTTCGTAGGGTGGGCAATGCCCACCACTTGCTGATTGAGAAGCTGCAAGATGTTAGCCTCACCCTTGTCCAAACCCTTGATTTTTCATTTTCATCCGTAAGTCCTAATAAATTCACACTCAGAGGGACAAAGCAATGCTGTGTCCTTATTTTTCTACGTATTCCTACTGAACAATCTTTACCTGAATTTTATAAAAAAGCAGTATTTTCCGTACTTTTAAAAAGTTTTTATCAAAATATCTGCGATCACCTCCGAAATATTACGAATATAGTTTAGTAGTTGGGTATATAGCTATAGAAGTTAGACTCACCCAACTCTATGAAGCGATCACTTATATTGGGTCAGAACCCATCGCACCTAGTCAAAATCACCATGATAGTTTTATTGTCTCTTGGCAGCGTTGGTGTTGTTGGGGGAAGTTTCTTTCTAAGAAAAGCTTTTATCACTAGTAGCCAGTCGGAAATAGTCACAGATACATCACGCTACAAAGAAATACGCCATCAACTTTGGTCTACTCAGGACGAAATTAAACACTTTCCTTCAGAAATACCTGCTGGAGTCGAAAATGAGCGTCTAGCCTATGCACCAGGAAGTTCACAAACTGGTAGTTACTTTCAAGTAAGGCTGAGAAAGTCACCAGAACAAATTCAACAATTACTCAACCAGTACCGCAAACTGGCTAAACATCAATACAGAGGCGGTGACACAAACGTTCACGCCAATTTACCTAATGGTGTACCGACTACGTTTTTCTACACCAGTGAATCTGCTGCCGAGTCTTTTCCACCTTCTTATGAAATACTTGTTTTAAATGCAAAGGATAAAGGTAGACCTGGTTTTAAGTGGAATCACGGTGATAGCTATGGCGTGGCCATTGATAGTTCAGCTTCAGAAATTATTTATTGGGCTGAAAAATGGTAATTGGTAGTTTAACTCATAAGATATGTAGTCATTATTCATTTGCTCCATTGGCTAATCATGGAAATTATTTGGGTTTAAATCAACAGGAAAAACAAAAAATTCTTTGTTTGCTTCAATTAGTGTTTTGTAATGAAGGTCAATTGCCTTTGATAAATTGCAATATTTAATCGGTACCCATAGTCCATCGCTGAAAAAATATATGACAACCCGATGATTTAGGTATTGATCCAACGGAAGTGGAATTTGCCAGTTTGAATTCAACATCTAATTCTTAAGGATTATATAACACATTATTCGCTTTATTCTTTCTCATACTATTGGTATACAACTAAGGCGTTAGACTATCTGTAGTTAGGTTACTTAGTATGACAAAAGTTAGAAATTTAGTTGATTAGGTTAAATATTTAGTGGTTATCTATCTATATCGGCAAATCATGATAAAAAACTAATTTTATGGTGGGCATTGCCCACCCTACGACTACGAGGATAAAAAATAATTATAAAAGTTTGGCGTAAAGTCTTCAGTAAACAAGTTTATGGAATAACTCAAGAAAAAACACTGTGACGATTCAATAACTTGATGGAAGTGCAGTTATATATTTTATTGGCACAAATTTCACTATAATTACTTTCTATGGTTCGCTGAGTCTTGACAACAATCGGCGACAACAGCAAAAGCCAAGAAAATAGTGTTTGTAGTCAGCACTTCAGTGCTGAGAGAAATTAGAAATAAAGTGCTGACTACAAACTAAAACATTTCTAGAATATTACTAAACAGAACAACTTAACTCACCAGCTTTTTGTGTAAAGCGGCGATTTTCTCGGTAATCTACAGGGCAATCAATCACGGCTGGTACATCTTGTGCTAGGGCTTCTTTGAGTACGGGAATTAAATCTAAAGCTGATTCAACTCTGTAACCTTTTAAGCCCATACTTTCGGCTAATTTGACAAAATCTGGATTACCGAAATGCACAAAAGATGATTGTCCTTTACCAAATTGATTTTCTTGTTTCCATTCAATTAAACCGTAGCCGCCATCATTGAAAATTAGAGTGACAAATGGTGTACCAACTCGTAAAGCTGTTTCTAATTCCTGGCAATTCATCATAAAACCACCGTCACCAGTAGCGGCGACAACTTTACGGTTAGGATAAACGAGTTTTGCAGCCAAAGCGCCAGGAATAGCAATACCCATTGCGGCAAAGCCATTAGAAATAATACAGGTATTAGGGCTATGGCAATGATAATGACGGGCTATCCACATTTTATGAGCGCCAACATCAGAAATTACGATATCATCAGGCCCCATTACTTGCCGTAAGTCATAGATCAACTTTTGTGGCTTAATCGGATAACCATCATCATTGGCATATTGTTCGTAATCTTCCCGAATATTGCCTCTTAAGCTGATAGCATAAGGATTAGGTTTACCTTGTCTATCTGCTACTTTTAATATTTCCACCAGAGAATCAGAAATATCACCAATAACGGATACATTGGGAATATAACTGCTGTCAATTTCCGCCGAATCTGCACCAATATGGACAATAGGAATTTTGCCTTCTGGGTTCCATTTTTTGGGTGAAAATTCGATCAAATCGTAACCAATAGCAATTACTAAATCTGTATTATCAAAGCCGCAAGTAATGAAATCTCTTTGTTGCAATCCTACCGACCATAGGGCTAAGGGATGAGTGTAAGGAATTACACCTTTACCCATGAAAGTATTAGCAACAGGGATATTCATTTGGGTAGCAAATTGGGTGACAGCATCACTAGCTTTAGCCCTAATTGCACCATTTCCTACTAATATTAAAGGATTAACGGCTTGAGAAATAGCGGCGGCGGCGGCACGAATACTGGCGAAAGATGCGTATGTTTTTTCGATATTGTCTTTCTGCAAAGGTTTGCCCTCTACGGGCATAGCGGCAATATTTTCTGGTAAATCTATGTGAACTGCGCCTGGTTTTTCGCTTTGCGATCGCTTGAAGGCTTTACGCACAACTTCGGGTGTAATACTCGGTCGGACAATCTGTTTATTCCACTTAGTTACAGGGGCAAACATCGCTACCAAATCTAAATATTGATGGGATTCGATGTGCATTCTATCGGTTCCCACTTGTCCAGTAATCGCCACCAAAGGCGCACCATCTAGGTTGGCATCAGCCACCCCAGTCATGAGATTTGTTGCCCCCGGCCCTAAGGTAGAAAGACATACGCCGGCTTTTCCTGTCAAACGTCCATAAACATCTGCCATGAAAGCTGCACCTTGTTCATGACGGGTTGTAATAAATTGAATCGAGGAATGTTTAAGTGCTTCTAAAACGTGTAAATTTTCTTCACCAGGAAGTCCAAAAACATATTGCACTCCTTCATTTTCTAAACACTGTACTAACAGTTCTGCTGTATTCATTTTGAATTAATTCCTTATTTGCGAAAGAGTCAATAGTCAGTTGTCAGTGGCAAAGAATAAACAACTAACAACTGACAAAAACAACTTATTTCACCCAAACGGTTTTAACATTAACGAACTCGTGTATGCCTTGAATGCTTAATTCTCGGCCATACCCAGAACGTTTTATGCCCCCAAATGGTAGTCTGGGGTCGGATTTTACTAAACCATTAATAAATACTGCGCCTGCTTCAATTTCGGAAATCAGGCGATCGCGTTCTTGGTCGTTATTTGTCCAAGCACTTGCACCTAAACCAAAGGGTGTAGCATTGGCCAGTTGAATTGCCGTATCGATATCTGGGACACGAAATAACAACGCCACTGGGCCAAAAAATTCTTCTTGGGCAATGGGCTGATCAACTGGGATATCTATGATAATTGTGGCCGGGTAAAAGTTGCCAGGACGATCGGCTAAAGGATAGCCACCGGTCAAGACTTTACCGCCACTTTTGACGGCAGTTTGTACTTGTTGGTCTAAATCTTGGAGAATATCGGGGGTTGCTAGTGGCCCTAAGTCTGTATCTGGATGTAAAGGGTCGCCAATTTTTAGCGCTGTGAATTTTTCTAACAGCAACTTTTCAAATTGATCGGCGATCGCTTCTGCCACAATGAAGCGTTTCGCGGCAATACAAGATTGTCCGTTATTTAACATCCGTGCTGATGTAGCTGTAGCGGCGGCTGCTTCTACATCAGCACTTTCTAACACAATAAATGGGTCACTTCCCCCCAATTCCAAGACTGTTTTTTTAATTTGTTTTCCCGCCGCCGCCGCTAGAGATGCGCCGGCTGGTTCGCTTCCGGTTAAGGTAGCAGCTTTTACTCGCTCATCAGCCATTAAATCGGCAACTTTCGCCGCACCGATTAACAGAGTTTGAAATACACCTCCAGGAAAACCTGCCCGATGGATAATATCTTCGATGGCTAAAGCGCACTGTGGTACATTCGATGCGTGTTTGAGTAAGCCGACATTACCTGCCATGAGTGCAGGTGCAGCAAAGCGGAACACTTGCCAGAAGGGGAAATTCCACGGCATGACTGCCAAAATTATCCCCAAGGGTTGGTAGCGGACAAAGCTATGACTGGCATCAGTTTTGACACTGACATCAGCCAGAAAATCGGCGGCATTTTCCGCATAGTAGCGGCAAACAGCAGCACATTTTTCGACTTCGGCAATGGCTGCTTTGTAAGGCTTGCCCATTTCCAAGGTCATTAACTTAGCAAAGTCAGCTTTTTCTTGCTCCAGTATATTGGCGGCTGCTTGCAAAGCTTGCGATCGCTCTGCAAAACTCGTATGTCGGTACTTTTCAAAAGCCTGGTCTGCCAAATCTAATTTAGCGGCAATTTCTGCATCGTTGAGTGGCTCAAAGGTTTTGAGCGTTTCCCCAGTGGCGGGATTGATGGTGGCGATCGCCATTGCCTAACCTCCCGTTTAAAAATAGCTTGAGGTAGCTTCTTAGTGTTACACATATTTTCCCAAGGAGGCTACCACCCAAATTTTAATCTTTTGGACAAAATTTAGTTCCTATATTTAAAAGCTTGCTCAACGAGTGATAATCGGTAAGGTGATGACAAATTCAGTCCCTGCACCGAGTTGAGAATTTACAAATAGTGAACCATTGTGTTTTTCTACGACAATTTGACGGGCGATCGCTAGTCCTAGACCTGTACCTTTACCAACGGCTTTCGTAGTAAATAAGTGGTCAAAGATTTTTTGTTTCACTTGTTCATCCATCCCAATGCCATTATCAGCAATGATAATTTTCACTTGGTCATTATTAACTGTAGTAGTAATTGTAATTTGGTGAGGATGAGCTTTTATTTCCTCAAGAGTTTGTCCTTTATTTGTTGCTTCTAATGCGTCAATAGCATTGGCTAGAATATTCATAAACACCTGGTTTAATTGCCCAGGAAAACATTCAATTTGAGGTAAATTACCATAATCAGTTATCACCTCAATGGCGGGACGTTGTTCATTAGCTTTGAGCCGATGCTTGAGAATAAGAATGGTACTGTCTAT contains:
- a CDS encoding 4-hydroxybenzoate solanesyltransferase, coding for MLETNQEPIWLTIFRLLRWHKPEGRLILMIPALWAVFLAAAGKPPLPLVGVIVLGTLATSAAGCVVNDLWDRDIDPEVERTRDRPLASRTLSIKVGIAVGIISLFCAAILAYYLNPLSFWLSVAAVPVILLYPGAKRVFPVPQLVLSIAWGFAVLISWSAVTQNISQATWLLWGATLLWTLGFDTVYAMSDREDDRRIGVNSSALFFGDYAPLAIGIFFLGTIICLTWLGVAIHLHLAFWITLGIASVGWIWQVLLLRQPQLPNPAYGEMFRQNVWIGFIVLAGMIFGSL
- a CDS encoding acetolactate synthase large subunit, producing the protein MNTAELLVQCLENEGVQYVFGLPGEENLHVLEALKHSSIQFITTRHEQGAAFMADVYGRLTGKAGVCLSTLGPGATNLMTGVADANLDGAPLVAITGQVGTDRMHIESHQYLDLVAMFAPVTKWNKQIVRPSITPEVVRKAFKRSQSEKPGAVHIDLPENIAAMPVEGKPLQKDNIEKTYASFASIRAAAAAISQAVNPLILVGNGAIRAKASDAVTQFATQMNIPVANTFMGKGVIPYTHPLALWSVGLQQRDFITCGFDNTDLVIAIGYDLIEFSPKKWNPEGKIPIVHIGADSAEIDSSYIPNVSVIGDISDSLVEILKVADRQGKPNPYAISLRGNIREDYEQYANDDGYPIKPQKLIYDLRQVMGPDDIVISDVGAHKMWIARHYHCHSPNTCIISNGFAAMGIAIPGALAAKLVYPNRKVVAATGDGGFMMNCQELETALRVGTPFVTLIFNDGGYGLIEWKQENQFGKGQSSFVHFGNPDFVKLAESMGLKGYRVESALDLIPVLKEALAQDVPAVIDCPVDYRENRRFTQKAGELSCSV
- a CDS encoding NAD-dependent succinate-semialdehyde dehydrogenase, producing the protein MAIATINPATGETLKTFEPLNDAEIAAKLDLADQAFEKYRHTSFAERSQALQAAANILEQEKADFAKLMTLEMGKPYKAAIAEVEKCAAVCRYYAENAADFLADVSVKTDASHSFVRYQPLGIILAVMPWNFPFWQVFRFAAPALMAGNVGLLKHASNVPQCALAIEDIIHRAGFPGGVFQTLLIGAAKVADLMADERVKAATLTGSEPAGASLAAAAGKQIKKTVLELGGSDPFIVLESADVEAAAATATSARMLNNGQSCIAAKRFIVAEAIADQFEKLLLEKFTALKIGDPLHPDTDLGPLATPDILQDLDQQVQTAVKSGGKVLTGGYPLADRPGNFYPATIIIDIPVDQPIAQEEFFGPVALLFRVPDIDTAIQLANATPFGLGASAWTNNDQERDRLISEIEAGAVFINGLVKSDPRLPFGGIKRSGYGRELSIQGIHEFVNVKTVWVK